CCGGGGGCTGCCCCAGGCGCGGGCGAGCCGCAGCTCCTGCTGGGCCAGGTGGGCCGCGGTGGCCCGATGACCGAGGGCGTGGTGGATCAAGGCGGCTTCGGAGCGCCAGGGGACGAGCGCGGGATTGTCGTAGCCGCCTTCGGTCTGGCGGTGGCCGCACTCCTCCAGGTCGGCCAGGGCGGCCTCGGGCTGCCCCTGTTCGACCCGCAGCCGGGCCCGGGCGGCCAGCAGCGCCGTCCAGCTCCAGTGCTTGCCGACCGGACCTTCGAACGGGGCCCGGCACAGGCGGGCGGCTTCGCAGACGTCACCGAGGTCCAGCAAGGCGTGCACGGCCAGGGCCGTTGCGTACGGCCAGTAGCGTGGGTCGGCGGATGCCGGATCGAGGAGTTGTCCGATGTGGGCGAGGGCCCCTCGGGGGTCTCCGAGCCTGTGGGCCAGCTTCGCGCGGACGGACACCAGCAGCGACGGCGGTTGCTCGTCCAGTCCGGCAACGGCCACGTGCTGGTACCAGTGTTCGGCCTCGGCCAGCCGGTCGGCGTTCAGCAGTGCGCTGACCGCGAAGGTGCCCGTGAGCACGGGGTCGGCGGGCGGGCCGAACTTGGCCAGGGCACGTTCGGCCAGTGTGGCGGCGGTCTCGGAGCACTGGCCGGTGAGGAAGGTCTTCACCGCGAGCGCCGCGAGCAGGAGACGCTGACCGGGGGTGTCCCCCGGCAGGTCGTCGCCGATGCCGCCCCGGCCGATCCAGTCGTCCGCCAGCCGCGGGGTGTCCTCCAGCAGGAGAAGGATGCCCCGCGCCCACAGCCGGTACAGCGACTCACGGTCCGCGCCGGGAATCTCGGCCGCCAGCGCGTCCAGCAGAGCGACCGCCTCCTCACTGCGGCCGGTGCGGGTCAGCGCCTCGGCCAGGTGCGGGACCAGATGCACTCGGCCCGCGGGTTCCAGACGCTCCACGGCCGCGCGCAGATGCTCGACGGCCGCGGCCGGGTTCGTCTGCACTTCCGCGACGCCCAACTGAGCCAGGATCTCCAGCCGGTCGGCCTGGCCGGGCGGTTCACTCAGCGCCCTGTGCAGGTATGCGCGGCAGTCACGCAACTCGTGTCGGTCCAGCGCCTGTTGGGCCGCCGAGCGTAGCACTCGTACGCGCCACGGGTGCCCCTCGGGGTCGGTGGCGAGCAGGAGATCGGCCACTTCCCTCTCGTCGCCTCCGAGAGCCAGCAGGGCGTCGGCTGCTCGGGCTCGCAGTTCGTTGCGCGCTGTCGTACTGGTCCGGAACTGAAACGCCTCCCGCATCAGCGGGTGCCGAAGCTGCCACGGTGGACCCGGCTCCGCGAGGCCGGCCTGCTCGAGCACGGTGAGTGCACCGGCCACGGCGGCGGTGTCGAGCCCGGTGATCTCACACAACAGCGGCAGGCTGGTGGTGCGTTCGAGAGTGGCCACCACGGTGGCCACGGACGCGACCGATGACGAGTGCCGACGCAGCAGGACCGGCAGATGGTGAGCGAGCAGCCGCAGTGCCAGTGCGGTCAGCCGCGGAGACTCGGAGCGCACCGGGGAGATCCCACTGCGGGCAAGGTTCTCGGCGAGTAGCCGTACAAGGTACGGATTGCCGCCCGTGACCAGGCTGCACAGGACAGCAACCTCTGTGTCCGGTTCAGCCCCCAACCCGTCGGTGAGGTACTGCGTGACGGCGGCCGGTGACAGTGGAGCGGGCCGCAGACGCAGACAGGCCGGGTGCGCGGACAGCTCGGCCACCACGGTGTCCACGGGGACGCTCTCTTCGGTGCGCACCGCGATGGCGAGCGATATCCGGCTGCCCCTCAACCGGCGGGCCAGATAGGTCAGCCAGTGGAGTGAGCACGGGTCGGTGTAGTGGGCGTCGTCGACCAGCAACAGCAGTGGGCGGCGCTCAGCCAGCCGCAACGCCAGCAGGTAGAGCCCGTGCAACTGCGCGAAGGGGACGTCCGATGAGTCGGTACAGGCGCAGCCCTGACCGGCCGACGGCTCGAAGACCGCCAGGGCGGCGTCGGCGGCACCGGCCGGCAGAAGGGGAGATCCTTGGGACTCGGCCGCAATCATGGCCGGTTCAAGGAGCTGGCGTACGACACCGAACGCGATCCCCCGCTCCAGATCGCAGCCGTGGGCCTGGAGAACCATGAGCCCTCGATCGTGCCCGTGGCGCGCTGCCGCCGCCAGAAGGACGCTCTTGCCGACCCCGGCCGGGCCCTCGATCAATGCCACCGCACACTCGCCGTCGCACGCCTGCTCGATCAGCGAGCCCAATGCACCGAGCTCCTCGGAGCGTTCCAGCAGGGTCACCATGAACTCCTTGCACCGTCACCTGTCCTGTCCTGTCCCGTCCTGGAAGTCACCCGGCCACTCGGCCGTCCGTGGCTTGCGCGACGTCCGCGCGCGGAGGCTGCGGGCCGGGGCAGGCGGCCCGGGAGAACTCCGCGACCATCGCGGCCGCGGAGAGCGCTGCGCAGATCGCCGTCGCCGGATGCCCGTTGGACCGCCGTATGTCGTCAACCGGCGGTGAGCGGCACCGATGTCCACGGAATCTGCCTCCGACGTGACCTGGGATGCGGCACCGCGGCCGCGGTGGCTGCGGTTTCCGCGCTTCCCACCAGCCGGCGGTGTCACAAAGGCAGGGTGTGTCGTGGGCGCTGTGTGCTGTCGGCGGCTCGGGGAGCAGCAGTGCCAGGACCGTGCCGCTCAAGTGCGGTCCGGCGTATATCCATGGCACGCCCTGGGCGCCGAGCGGTTCGATGAACAGGGTGCCGACGAGCGGCCCCTGTGCCACGCTCGCCCGGCCCCAGGCTGTAGGCGGACCACCTGGCCCTGGCGCTCAGGGGCCTGGGCCGTCAGGAGCGGAGACAACGGCACGTACTCCGCCATGCCCGCGCCGAAGGCCCCGGCCGCGACGGCGGCCGGGAGGAAGTTGTGGCCGATCGCCACCAGCAGGCAGTACACGGCCAGGCAGCCGGCGGCGGAGGGCACACCGCCGAGCCAGGCGACCGTCCGGCGCCGGCTCCGCTGGTCGCCGAGGGCACCGAAGACCACGACGAACGCCAGATCCGTGCCCATCACGAAGACCCGGATACCGATACCTGGCCTCCA
The genomic region above belongs to Streptomyces sp. CG1 and contains:
- a CDS encoding AAA family ATPase, whose protein sequence is MVTLLERSEELGALGSLIEQACDGECAVALIEGPAGVGKSVLLAAAARHGHDRGLMVLQAHGCDLERGIAFGVVRQLLEPAMIAAESQGSPLLPAGAADAALAVFEPSAGQGCACTDSSDVPFAQLHGLYLLALRLAERRPLLLLVDDAHYTDPCSLHWLTYLARRLRGSRISLAIAVRTEESVPVDTVVAELSAHPACLRLRPAPLSPAAVTQYLTDGLGAEPDTEVAVLCSLVTGGNPYLVRLLAENLARSGISPVRSESPRLTALALRLLAHHLPVLLRRHSSSVASVATVVATLERTTSLPLLCEITGLDTAAVAGALTVLEQAGLAEPGPPWQLRHPLMREAFQFRTSTTARNELRARAADALLALGGDEREVADLLLATDPEGHPWRVRVLRSAAQQALDRHELRDCRAYLHRALSEPPGQADRLEILAQLGVAEVQTNPAAAVEHLRAAVERLEPAGRVHLVPHLAEALTRTGRSEEAVALLDALAAEIPGADRESLYRLWARGILLLLEDTPRLADDWIGRGGIGDDLPGDTPGQRLLLAALAVKTFLTGQCSETAATLAERALAKFGPPADPVLTGTFAVSALLNADRLAEAEHWYQHVAVAGLDEQPPSLLVSVRAKLAHRLGDPRGALAHIGQLLDPASADPRYWPYATALAVHALLDLGDVCEAARLCRAPFEGPVGKHWSWTALLAARARLRVEQGQPEAALADLEECGHRQTEGGYDNPALVPWRSEAALIHHALGHRATAAHLAQQELRLARAWGSPRTVATSLRALGLLSTGPAAITALTEAVTLLESTPARIDLARALTDLGELLFAHGHIDASRTRLRRALDLAEATHARPLSERAHRALLATGARPRRRRQSGVSALTSRECRIATLAAGGMTNQQIATELFVTRRTVEFHLTRAFRKLGITTRKDLPGAFAGIDQP